In one Bryobacteraceae bacterium genomic region, the following are encoded:
- a CDS encoding sugar transferase, with amino-acid sequence MAATVPVARNPPGRVSGGAAGGQSNPAPAAGGSGARAWKRAFDVAAALAAVPAAVAVIGIAAAAIRFSSPGPVFFRQWREGYQGRWFAVWKLRTMHVDAGERLERHLAESAAARLEWERTCKLRRDPRVIAGAGSFLRRSSLDELPQLWNVLRGEMSLVGPRPLPRYHVERYGSEFRALRRSVRPGITGLWQVSARGAGDLRVQETLDRAYIEGWSLRLDANVLARTLAAVIGGRGAY; translated from the coding sequence ATGGCTGCCACGGTCCCGGTCGCGCGCAACCCACCCGGGCGGGTTTCCGGCGGGGCGGCCGGCGGTCAATCGAATCCGGCTCCGGCGGCGGGCGGAAGCGGCGCGCGGGCGTGGAAGCGGGCGTTCGACGTGGCTGCCGCGCTGGCCGCGGTTCCGGCCGCGGTCGCGGTGATCGGTATCGCCGCCGCCGCCATTCGTTTCTCCTCGCCCGGGCCGGTCTTCTTCCGTCAGTGGCGCGAAGGCTACCAGGGGCGCTGGTTCGCGGTGTGGAAGCTGCGGACGATGCACGTGGATGCGGGTGAACGCCTGGAGCGCCATCTGGCCGAATCGGCAGCGGCGCGCCTCGAATGGGAGCGCACCTGCAAGCTGCGGCGGGACCCGCGCGTCATCGCCGGCGCCGGTTCGTTTCTCCGCCGCTCGAGCCTTGATGAGTTGCCGCAGTTGTGGAACGTGCTGCGAGGGGAGATGAGCCTGGTGGGACCGCGGCCGCTGCCCCGCTATCATGTGGAGCGGTACGGCAGCGAATTCCGCGCCCTGCGGCGGAGCGTCCGGCCCGGCATCACGGGTCTGTGGCAGGTATCGGCCCGCGGCGCCGGCGACCTTCGCGTGCAGGAAACGCTCGACCGCGCGTATATCGAAGGCTGGAGCCTGCGGCTGGATGCGAACGTGCTGGCGCGGACGCTGGCGGCGGTGATCGGCGGGCGTGGAGCGTATTGA
- a CDS encoding WcaI family glycosyltransferase produces MRVVVHHLFYRPEPTGTAPLTAELCERLAGSGHDVRVICPPPYFPDWEVKQPYRQYLYSTEVLNKVHVTRCPIWLPKRPRGWSRILYMLSFLITSLPAVLLRILRPPHVVIAVEPTILSALPMLILGRLTGALCWLHVQDFEIDIALETRQVCQPTARRALRWMDRFIRGRFDVVSTISRRMCHRLTEKGIPAPRISYFPNWVHTDSIFPKQTEVNPIREELGIRPNAVVALFSGTVNEKQGLDCLVDAAGILRNEPNVVFVVAGAGVRLEQIRQLSRHLPNVRFLPLQPAERLNDLLNAADLHLLTQRAEFADLVMPSKLLSMLASGRPVVATAARGSELYRFVSQCGAVVPPAQPQALAEAILNLARDVAKRRELGARAREMAVRHFEADTVLAAFEAELAARLGIKAVRPVAGYDAAKE; encoded by the coding sequence ATGCGAGTCGTCGTTCACCACCTCTTCTACCGTCCCGAGCCCACCGGAACCGCCCCGTTAACGGCGGAGCTTTGCGAACGGCTCGCGGGATCGGGACACGATGTCCGTGTGATCTGCCCGCCGCCGTATTTCCCGGATTGGGAAGTGAAGCAGCCCTACCGGCAGTATCTGTATTCCACTGAGGTCCTGAACAAGGTGCACGTCACTCGCTGCCCGATATGGCTGCCGAAGAGGCCGCGCGGGTGGAGCCGCATTTTGTACATGTTGAGCTTCCTGATCACCAGCCTGCCGGCGGTGCTGCTGCGGATACTGCGTCCGCCGCACGTGGTGATCGCCGTCGAGCCCACGATTCTCAGTGCGCTGCCGATGCTGATTCTTGGCCGGCTCACCGGCGCGCTGTGCTGGCTGCACGTGCAGGATTTCGAGATCGACATCGCGCTTGAAACACGGCAGGTATGCCAGCCGACGGCTCGGCGCGCGCTGCGGTGGATGGACCGGTTCATCCGCGGCCGGTTCGACGTCGTCTCCACGATCTCGCGGCGGATGTGCCACCGGCTTACCGAAAAGGGAATCCCGGCGCCGCGCATTTCCTATTTCCCGAACTGGGTGCACACCGATTCGATTTTCCCGAAGCAAACCGAAGTGAACCCGATCCGCGAGGAACTCGGCATTCGGCCCAATGCGGTGGTGGCGCTGTTTTCCGGGACGGTAAACGAAAAGCAGGGTCTCGATTGCCTCGTGGACGCCGCCGGAATCCTGAGGAACGAACCAAACGTGGTGTTCGTCGTCGCTGGCGCCGGAGTGCGGCTGGAGCAGATCCGCCAGCTTTCGCGGCACCTTCCCAATGTCCGGTTCCTTCCGCTGCAACCGGCGGAGAGGCTGAACGACCTGCTGAACGCGGCGGATCTGCATTTGCTCACCCAGCGCGCCGAGTTCGCCGATCTTGTGATGCCGTCGAAACTTCTTTCGATGCTCGCCAGCGGCCGGCCGGTGGTGGCCACGGCGGCGCGAGGCTCGGAGCTCTACCGGTTCGTTTCGCAGTGCGGGGCCGTGGTTCCGCCGGCGCAGCCGCAGGCGCTGGCCGAGGCGATCCTCAACCTTGCGCGCGACGTGGCCAAGCGGCGCGAACTCGGAGCGCGCGCCCGCGAGATGGCGGTTCGTCATTTCGAAGCCGATACGGTGCTTGCCGCGTTCGAGGCGGAATTGGCGGCGCGGCTGGGCATCAAAGCCGTTCGGCCGGTGGCCGGCTACGACGCGGCCAAGGAGTAG